The Loxodonta africana isolate mLoxAfr1 chromosome 1, mLoxAfr1.hap2, whole genome shotgun sequence genomic sequence AAGCCCTACCTTCCCCACCAAGGTGAGAACACCTAGTGACCATAAAGGCTAGAAACCTAGGATTCGGCTCttattcttccttctccctcaccTTTTCCCATCAAACCTCTCTCAGATACATCCCACCTCCCCCACCCTGGCTGTTCCCACTGCCCCTGACCTTATTCAGACCTTCAACACTCAAACTATTGCAATAGCCTCCAGGCTGGGCTGCCTGCCTCTGGCCGCTTTTCCCACCAATCCGTCCTACATACCGCTGTCTTCCTAAAACAATACTTTCATTGTATTACTCCCCAGCTTGAAAGCTTTTCCTATTACCTATGGTGGATTCAAGTCCAAACTCCTCTGCTTGCCTTTCACGACCCTCCAGGGACTGGCTGCAACTAGCCAGCCTTGCCTCCAAGCCCCCGTCAAACCAATCTTCTCACTGCCCCCACAGCCGGGCACCCTTGTCATCCCACCCACTACTTTCCAGTGGCTCGGCTAGCCAGGAATCCTCTCCCCCACCTCTCTAAGCTCTGCTCATCCTGCCTGGCCCAGCTTAGCACAagtccacctcctccaggaagccttcctcttCTCTGAACTCTCACTGCCCTTCATAACAGGAAGACGCGGCTTAACACTTAATTGCTCTCTAATTGTTTCCTGTGTACATGTATCTGGTCTTTCCTAGAGAATTAACTGCCTTTGGGGGCAGGGGTCACGTCTCATTCATCTCTGGAGCTAGCAGCAGAGTACCTGGAGTGAGGAGGGGCTCAGAGTACCTGGAGTGAGGAGGGGCTCAGAGTACCTGGAGGGAGGAGGGGCTCAGAGTAATCTGGAGGGAGGAGGGGTCGGAGTACCTGGAGTGAGGAGGGGCTCAGAGTACCTGGAGTGAGGAGGGGTCGGAGTACCTGGAGTGAGGAAGGGACTGAGTACCTGGAGTGAGGAGGGGCTCAGAGTACTGGAGTGAGGAAGGGCTCAGAGTACCTGGAGTGAAGAAGGGCTCAGAGTACTGGAGTGAGGAGGAACCCAGAGTACCTGGAGTGAGGAGGGAGCTCAGAGCACCTGGAGTGAGGAGGGGTCGGAGTACCTGGAGTGAGGAAGAGCTTAGAGTACCTGAAGTGAGGAAAGGATCAGGGTACCTGGAGTGAGGAAGGGCTCAGAGTACCTAGAGTGAGGAGGGGTCAGAGTACCTGAAGTGAGGAGGAGACTGAGTACCTAGAGTGAGGAGGGGCTCAGAATACCTGGAGTGAGGAGGTGCTCGGAGTACCAGGAGTGAGAAGGGAGCTCAGAGCACCTGGAGTGAGGAAGGGTCAGAGTACCTGTAGTGAGAAGGGGCTCGGAGTAGCTGGAGTGAGGAGGGGTCAGAGTACCTGGAGTGAGGAAGGGCTCAGAGTACCTGAAGTGAGGAAGGGCTCAGAGTACCTGGAGTGAGATGGTGCTCAGAGTACTTGGAGTGAGGAGGGACTCAGTACTTGGAGAAGGGGCTCAGAGTACCTGGAGTGAGGAGGGGTCAGAGTACCTGGAGTGAGGAAGGGATGAGAGTACCTGGAGTGAGGAGGGGCTCAGAGTACCTGCAATGAGGAGGGGTTCAGAGTACCTGGAGTGAGGAGGGGCTCAGAGTATCTGGAGTGAGGAGGGGGCTCAGAGCACCTGGAGTAAGGAGGGGGCTCAGAGTACTGGAGTGAAGAAGGGCTCAGAGTACCTGGAGTGAGGGGGAACTCAGAGTACCTGGAGTGAGGGGGGACTCAGAGCACCTGGAGTGAGGAGGGGctcaggaaatggctcatgatTAGAAGCAGGAAGGAGCTCCAGGATAAACTCTCAAGGAATGAAGATCCAGGCAGGGAAGAGGATGTCTCAGACACCTGCAGGGCCCTGAGGAGCTTTGGGAGGCTGGGATGAGGAGACAAACTCACTGTACTGCTGCAGCTTCTCCGTATACTCCGAATCAGAGCTGCGTCGCTGTTTCCTAGGAGGGCGGGCAGAAGGGAGGCCTGAGACAAGTCACAAGTCCTCCGGCTCTCTCCGGGGATCCAGGGGGCAAAGTAAGCACAGGGCATGGCGTGGTCCCACAGTTGGTCGCTGTAGCAGCCAGTGGGGCTTTGGGAAAGGGTCTCAGTGGGCTTGGTCCCTGAGAGGACCCTCCAGTTGATGCAAGCAACGGGGGACAAGATGACAGGACCTGGCTGTTCAGCAAGGACAGATGGGGTCCAGGGAGGCTCTGAGTTTGAGGGGGGCCTAAGGACTCTGGGACACTAAAGGGAAGCTCTAGTCAGCCGCAGGAGCGACCTTGGGACTGGGAGTACCTGAGGCAGATGACGGCGATGACCACGACAGCCCCCAGGAAGACAAGTCCAGCCATGGCCGAGCCTACAATGAGGGGCagctgctcctggagctgctgggCACCAGAGCCTGGAGACAAGAGTGACGGGGTGAGGGGAGGGATGCTAAGTACGGGCAGGGGCAGGGATGGGAACGGGGAGGGTGCTCTGTACCTCTCTCGCTTGTGGTCTCAAACTCGGCTGGGTGGCTGTACTGCCCATAACCCGCCACCGTGCGGGCCCGGACCTGGACCACGTAGCGGGCATCCGGCCGCAGCCCGTCCAACTGCACCGAGTTCTTCTGGCTGGTCACTGTGGAGGCGATACCTTCACTCTGCAATGCCAGGAGGAAGGAGGCATCCTCAGTGGCTCTGAGGCCACTCAGACCCTGCCCACACCCAGGCCTGCCCCACGGCCCCCTCAGCAGGAAATCTTCTTGCCCCAGCTCAGCCCAAGGCCACCTCCTGCCACTCAAGGTGCTGACCTTCTCAAAGTACTTCATCTCGTAGTCCAGAATGACTCCGTTGGGCCGCTCTGGGGGCGCCCAGGACAGGGTCAGGCTGCTGCCTGAGCTGCTGTGCAGATGTAGTGTGGGCACTTCAGATGGGGCTGGGGAAGAGCAGAGGCTCACCAGGGGCTCCTCGGGCCCTGACGCCCTTCCAGAGGGCCCAGTTCCCATGGGACCCCGGGTGGTCCCTCGGCAGGCCTAGAGAAGCTGCCGCGGACaacctccagctctgtccagggtgAGATGACCCAGGCCCCGCCCTCCTGGGCCCCTCCTCACCAGCCTGGTTGGTGGTGATATTCACAGCTGCATGGCGAGGGGGCAGGGGGCTCTTGCCCGAGACACCGTTGACTGCCTGCACCTCGAAGGTGTAGCGGGTATGCGCCAGCAGATGGCTGATGTGGACCCGGCGCTCTGTCAGGCCCAGCTGCCGAGGCACAAACTCCACGTTGTCATCGCAGCGTGAGCAGGTTGAGGCCCCCCCGGCCCCAGGGACCCCCTGGCACTTCTTGCAGATGACGTTGTATAGGAGATCGTCTCGGCCACCCAGATCCCGAGGCTCACTCCACTCGAGGATCAGCGAGGTCTCGTTCACATTGGAGATCACTCCCCGGGGGGGAGATGGCACCGCTGCAGGgaaggtggagggagagagcagtgaGCTGGGGGGACCTAAGGCTCCTGCACCCCCCAGgccgctccctccctcctcacctttgCTTCTGCTTTGACAAGCAGAACTCTTTTTCTAGACTTTGTCACCTGATAAACTCCCACTTAGCCTTCAAGGTCGACTTCAGATGTCACCTCCTCTTGGAAGCCTTCCTTGGTTCAACCTTTTCCCATCCTCTGCGCTCCCATAACACCGTTCCTGGGCATCCCTCTAGCTCAGTACTTCTCATGTTATATGGTCATTATCAGTTTTTACATCTGTTTCCCCACCAGGCTGTGACTCCTTCAGGATAATGACTGTATCTCATTCTCCTCCACATCCCCAGCACCTGGCGCAATGCCTGGCATGAAAAGGCCAGAGTGGGAGAAAGTGGGATGCTAGGCTGCCCCGGGGATGTGAGGCCCCTCCATGGTGAGGGGTGGGCCAAGAGGACAGCATTCTATACAAAGGAAGGAGCACTGAGCTACAAGACCCCAGCTGGTCCCTCATGCCTGGCTAGTGGCTAGTAGGAGCTTCTTAAATGTTGGTGGAAGGGATGAGCCAGCTAACCCAGGTTCTGGCTCAGGGGTAGTCACTTCTTAGCTGTGCCATCTTGAACACAGTAtctaacctctctaagcctgagTTTCCCCATCTGGAAAATGAGGATTTTATAGCGACTGTCTTGGCCATCCCAGGCAGCCCCCTGTGGGCAGGCCTGGAGTGGGGTGGCATGAGGTCATGCGTTGACTCACTGGTACAGGCACTGTCTGCAGAGTCCGAGTCCGCACGGTAGAAGTTATTGTGACAAGTACAGATGCCGGCAGCTGGCGAGGTGGTGCGGCTGTTGGGTGGGCAGGGGAGGCAGGGTCCCTCCCCCTGCTTCGCCTTGTAGCTCCCAGGGGGACAGGCTGCGGGGGAGAAGAAGATGCCGGGTGTCACCTCCCCTCCCAGCCCTGTGGACACTGATCCTCCATGCCTCCGTGAGAATCTGGCCCTTCCCCAGCCTAGTTCTGGGCCCCTCCACCTCCTAGACTGTGGGGGCAATGCTAGGGTTGCCCAACTCCAGTGGCCGCCTCAAAAGGCTCTTTTGCCCCATGGAAACCCCACATCAGCAGATTCCTCCCCACCCTGGCCCCCCCCACCCTCACCCTAGGGCCTCCCAGAGGAAGACGTCAGCCCCATCACCTGGACAGCCTGGGCTTGTTGAGGCAAGGATGAGGGAGCGGGAGAAAGAGAAGGGGGTAGGAGAGAGACCACCAGCAGGCTGGCAGTACCCTGCACTCGGCTAGgtcacccccacccctccctgcAGCACTAGGAAAATCATTCCTGGGGACCCTCAAGGGGACCCTCAAGGGCACCTCTGAAACGGCCAGGACGCGGAGCCCAGAGATTCCCAACCAACCTTACTCTCACCCACGAGGAGCAGGGCAGGTGGCTCCATTCTGCTcttgggcaggggtgggggcttaGGAGGGGTgagaaaaggagggaaggaagcagGCAGGAAGGCTGGGGTCACCCAGAGTTCAGAGGCCCCACAGCTAGCCTGGTGCTCAGTGCCTGACACCCTTCCCCCATGTCTTGTCCTGCCATCTCCACTGGCCCGGACGTGGGTTCTGTAGATTCCCCTTTTCTGGGGTGGCCATAAAATCTATTATTCAAACAGGAATATGTTGAAAGTGAAGGGGGCACAAGACAGTGGGCATAAATCTGAACTGTCCTGGACAAATAAAGCAGATGGCCAACCTACCCATACATGACTACCCCTGGAGTGGGGGTCACCCAGAGTGTGGAACCCAGAGCTGGGGGTGTGCCCTCTCTGGGCTTCAATATCCTGCCCCCACTACGGGGATACTCTATCTTAGTTCTTTTGAAccagtgggggagggggcagaggccaggccagcctGGTTGCTATGGGAACCAGCATGCATTTCCTGCCAGGGACCTGGGGAGTGTTAGCCCCTCTCCAGGCTGTCAGGCTCATCACCCCCACTGCCATTCTCCACTCAGAAAGAGGAAGTCTTAGGCAGGTTCCCATAGAGAAGAGGAGAGGGGCCGGGCAAGGCACTGTTCACCTTCCCATAACCACACTGTGCCTCACAGCCAGGTTGAGGCTGCCCAGCCCCCTCGCTCCTTCTTGTATTCCTCAGAGCAATAGGCTACCTGCCCCAGGGAAGAGAATCACAGAGGACAAGGCCCTCAGCATCTCCTCTCAAGGCAGAGCACCTGACAAGGTTCCACTGTAACACGTCCTAGCTATGTGGCCTTGAGTACTGAGCctctccgagcctcagtttccttattggcAAGATAGAGGAGATAACTGTAATCTACCTTACAAGGCTGTGGTGAGGCTCCCAGGAGAGAATCCTAGGTGACTGGGTTTTATAACTAGAAAGTCTAATACTATGTAAGGTCTTATTATGAGTCTTGGTAAAGCACCAGAGGCAAGTCACCTAACCTCCTCATGTATCAAATAAAGACAAAATCATCTTTGTCCTCCATGCATCCCAGGGCTACTAAAATCCATGGTGAACACTGACATGGCCCCTGTGCTTGCCCTGTGCCAGGTGTATCGACTCACTTAAGCCTCACTACAACCCTACAAAGTAATCACCATTATCGtccccattttacaagtgaggaacctgaggtccaaagAGTTAAGTCATTGCCCAAAGGTCACGCAGGGGTTAAGCGGCAGAGCCAGGACTTCAGGACTGGGCCCTGAAGTATGTATACTGCTTCAAGGAGCAGGTGAGATCCAAGGTAAGAGGGCCAAGTAAGAGGTGCCCACAGCCCTGGGATCCATCTAGTACTCCTGGGATAAAGTGTGCGCTTGCATGGCACAAAGAGGACATCTCTGCCAGCCTCCTGGGTCCTTGACCAGGTTCCGCAGGTGCCTGCTTGTCAAGGATCTTCCACGTTTCTCCTctctaatttcatttttctcttattaTCTTCTGTGTCACTTCCTCtgtctcatctcccacctcccaTTCTCTGCACCTGATACTCAGTCCTCCATTTCCTCCCTCCACCCTAGACCTGAGGCCAGGCCTCCTTGTCTGGTGGTGGGGAGGGGCGAACAAGTGGCTGTGGCCCAGACTctcccctcccaccttccccaGGCCAGTTCCCACTCACGGCGGCACTGGGTCTCCTTGGCAGCTGGCTCGTGGCCGGTAGCACAGGTGCAGGCGCCCACGGGCACCATCCACTCCCCATCGCCGTTGCAGTAGAGCTTGAGGGGCACTGACACCTCCACAGCATTAGGGACGCAGGTGCCGGGGGCAATGACCAGCGAGGTGGGCTCAGCCCCAGTGAGGGTCTCAGGGAAGAGCGCGAAGCCTGCGATGGTGGATGCGCATTTCTTGTAGAAGGCACGCACAGAGATGAGCGACATGCAGGCGCCCTGGTCCTGGAAGGCCAGGTAGAAGCCAGCCTTGGAGAGCGGCCCGAAGCTTCGCACCTTGGTGTTGACGCGGCCGGCATCGAGGCGTGAGAAGCTCTCGTCGGGCGCGATGGTGTCCACCTTCACGTAGGGGTTTTCCATCCAGAAgggggaggaggctgaggccaCATCGCTGTCGGCCTCGTAGTAGAAGAGGTTGAAGGTCTCCTTGCAGGAGCCAGGGATGTTGGGGATGCTGTTGCAATCACGCACGGTGAACTTGAGCTCCACGTAGACACGCTGCACATCCCGCCGCCAGATGAACCCTGTGCGGAGCCAGTTGTTCTGGCTGGATTCCCGCACATTACACACCTGGTACGTGCGGATGGGGTTCATGGCCTCGTCATAACCACTCACCTCTTCCCACTGCACATGGGCCAAGCAAGAAAGATGGAGTGAGCACCAACATATGCCAAGAGCTTACCACGTGCCTGGATCTACTGTTTACTTCACACACAGGCTCTGGAGTGAGAGTAGCCAGTTattgtcaagttgactccgactcacagagtcctcctagcgaccccatagcaaccagaatgctccttagaagcaaggatggcaagactgcatcttatatactttggacatgttgtcagagggatcagtccctggagaagcacatcatgcttggcaaaggacagggtcaggggaaaagagaaagacccttaacaaggtggactgatacagtggctacaacaatgagctcaagcataacaacgattgtgaggatggtgcaggaccaggcagtgtttcgttttgttgtgcacaggattgctatgagtcggaaccaactcgacagcacctaacaacaacaacaacaggacagggtagaactgctccatagggcttccaaggagcagctggtggattcaaaccgctgacctcttgattagcagcctgagcccttaaccactgtgccaccaaagctccggAGTGAGACTATGTGAGTTCGAATCCCAGCTCTCTGCTTTCAGTGTAAGTCTGTTAACCTCCCTGTGTCTccgtttccccatctgtaacatGGGGGTAAAAATGATACCAGCCACATAGAGATAAGGAAGGAATAAATGACTTTACATGAATGAGCAAAGCATGTAGAGTTGGGCTGGGCACGTGGCAAGTGCTGTATGAGTATTAGCTACAATATCTATTATCTTTCAATATCTATTATCTTTATGCCTCAggttcttcctctgtaaaatggggctgatCGGAATGAAATGAGGCTGTGCAGAATTAAATCCTTCAATATACGTTATGTAAAGGCACCTAACACAGCAAGGATTTGATAAATACTGGCTATCACTGCTACTGGAGCCCTGacagttcagtggttaagagttcagatgctaaccaaaaggttggcagttggaatccaccagccgctccttggaaaccctatgggccagtttctactctgtcctatggagtcgctgtgagttgaaatcgactcgacagcaatgggttggtatCGCTATTACCATCACACttattcttcacaacagctcCATGAGGAGGTGCTTTTGTTGTCCGCATTCTAGATATGAGGAAGTTAAGGCTCACAGAAGGCAGAGACTTGACCAAGGCCACATGGTCAGGCCTGGTGACAGCTGTGCCATCCTGCCCCAGCGTTTTCTCTAGACCTCAGTCCAGGCATGGAAGCGATCCAAGGCACTAACTAGAATATTTCAGCCATGTCAGGACTACAGATATTTAATGGTcaagaaatggaggctcagagaagtaacaTGACTTCCTCAAGGTCATACAACAAGTTGGAGATCTGGAACCAATGTTTCCTGATTCCCAAGCCAGTGCTCATTACAGGGACCCAAGGTGGAGGGAGATGGTCAGGTCAGACACATGAAGGGCTGTTCCAGGAGGGAACAGGTACAGGTGAAGACAGGCTGAGAGGTGAGCAGAGGAAGAACGGGACAGAGATGGTATATGTGTATGGGGGTGGGTGGGTACAGGCagccagaagaaaaacaaaaacacccacagagaagcaggcaagaaggcaggtgACAGGTGCTAAGGACAGGAAATGTCAAAGGAGGTGAGGGCAACAGGCCCTGGTGAGGTGAGGAGGGGCTGATGCGGGGAGGGGGAAGTGGCCCAGTTGGCAACCCTTGCTCAGGAGATAGTGGGGAAGTCTTACCCCACTTTCTGGATGAGAAGTCCACGCCAACTCAGATGTCACCCATTTCGTGTCCATGAGGGTCTCTGGAGGAACAGAGAAGGAAAAGCTCAGGGACGAAGTTCAGGATGGGGAGAGGAGGCTACCCAGGAAAGCAAGGATGCAGGAGGCCGGTTCCCACCATCGCCCACTCCCCCAAACCCAGAAGCCCGCAGCTCCCCACCATGGAGGAGGCCCTCAGCCAGCCCTAGAGATGTCAGGTCAGGCCGGCTGGGGGTGGGTGTCTGCCGCTGACCCCAGGCCtgggttaatgaggcaggagctgAGGCAGGAGCTGGGGCGGGTTCACACACCTACAGGCTCTGCTAATCTCCACACAAAGGGGCCAGCAGGGCCTTTATCCTGGAACAAAGGGCTGTGGGCTTCAGATCCTGCTGCCTGGCCTCCCCTGACTCCATTCCCAGCACAAAGGCCCAGCCCCACACACTGCCCTGGGGAAGAGGGGAAGCCCGTTAGCCAGAGCCAGCCTCCACTCTCACCTCCCATTCAACCACCCAAGAGGGATTGGGCAGGAATGCCTTTTGGGGGTGGTGTGGGAACCACCAAGACCCAGCACCAGCTCCTGGAGAGCTAGTCCAGTTCTTATTGCAATCCTTGAAAGAAGGTACTGCTAGTATATCCCTgtcacaggtgagaaaactgagggccAGATAAAGCACATATGTTAACAGCTAGGACTTGGGTTGATGGGTTGAAGAGTAGTTCACATTCAGGTCTATCTGACTCCAAAATCTAACCCCTGAACCAGGGCCTCTGATTTCCAGGGGCCCCTCTGTAAACTGGGGACACAAAGAGCCTGGAAAACCTCTGTATCCTTTAAGTCCCCACCAAGCTGTCACCTGCTCCAGGAAgccttcatccaaaccctaaatCAAGGTTTAGAAGCATTTCTCTGTGCACAGAGGACCAGGGCTTTGTCACAGCACTAATCCTGCGTTCCATTTCCCCTTGCTGAGGCACAAGAAGGGGCCAA encodes the following:
- the EPHB3 gene encoding ephrin type-B receptor 3 isoform X1, translating into MARPPGLLPLLARLLLPLLLLPAGCRALEETLMDTKWVTSELAWTSHPESGWEEVSGYDEAMNPIRTYQVCNVRESSQNNWLRTGFIWRRDVQRVYVELKFTVRDCNSIPNIPGSCKETFNLFYYEADSDVASASSPFWMENPYVKVDTIAPDESFSRLDAGRVNTKVRSFGPLSKAGFYLAFQDQGACMSLISVRAFYKKCASTIAGFALFPETLTGAEPTSLVIAPGTCVPNAVEVSVPLKLYCNGDGEWMVPVGACTCATGHEPAAKETQCRPCPPGSYKAKQGEGPCLPCPPNSRTTSPAAGICTCHNNFYRADSDSADSACTTVPSPPRGVISNVNETSLILEWSEPRDLGGRDDLLYNVICKKCQGVPGAGGASTCSRCDDNVEFVPRQLGLTERRVHISHLLAHTRYTFEVQAVNGVSGKSPLPPRHAAVNITTNQAAPSEVPTLHLHSSSGSSLTLSWAPPERPNGVILDYEMKYFEKSEGIASTVTSQKNSVQLDGLRPDARYVVQVRARTVAGYGQYSHPAEFETTSERGSGAQQLQEQLPLIVGSAMAGLVFLGAVVVIAVICLRKQRRSSDSEYTEKLQQYITPGMKVYIDPFTYEDPNEAVREFAKEIDVSCVKIEEVIGAGEFGEVCRGRLKQPGRREVFVAIKTLKVGYTERQRRDFLSEASIMGQFDHPNIIRLEGVVTKSRPVMILTEFMENCALDSFLRLNDGQFTVIQLVGMLRGIAAGMKYLSEMNYVHRDLAARNILVNSNLVCKVSDFGLSRFLEDDPSDPTYTSSLVQDVAGRETGGGTSQAGALGWGPAPSHRVKGVCPPHQGGKIPIRWTAPEAIAYRKFTSASDVWSYGIVMWEVMSYGERPYWDMSNQDVINAVEQDYRLPPPMDCPTALHQLMLDCWVRDRNLRPKFSQIVNTLDKLIRNAASLKVIANAQSGMSQPLLDRTVPDYTTFTTVGDWLDAIKMGRYKDSFINAGFASFDLVAQMTAEDLLRIGVTLAGHQKKILSSIQDMRLQMNQTLPVQV
- the EPHB3 gene encoding ephrin type-B receptor 3 isoform X2; translated protein: MARPPGLLPLLARLLLPLLLLPAGCRALEETLMDTKWVTSELAWTSHPESGWEEVSGYDEAMNPIRTYQVCNVRESSQNNWLRTGFIWRRDVQRVYVELKFTVRDCNSIPNIPGSCKETFNLFYYEADSDVASASSPFWMENPYVKVDTIAPDESFSRLDAGRVNTKVRSFGPLSKAGFYLAFQDQGACMSLISVRAFYKKCASTIAGFALFPETLTGAEPTSLVIAPGTCVPNAVEVSVPLKLYCNGDGEWMVPVGACTCATGHEPAAKETQCRPCPPGSYKAKQGEGPCLPCPPNSRTTSPAAGICTCHNNFYRADSDSADSACTTVPSPPRGVISNVNETSLILEWSEPRDLGGRDDLLYNVICKKCQGVPGAGGASTCSRCDDNVEFVPRQLGLTERRVHISHLLAHTRYTFEVQAVNGVSGKSPLPPRHAAVNITTNQAAPSEVPTLHLHSSSGSSLTLSWAPPERPNGVILDYEMKYFEKSEGIASTVTSQKNSVQLDGLRPDARYVVQVRARTVAGYGQYSHPAEFETTSERGSGAQQLQEQLPLIVGSAMAGLVFLGAVVVIAVICLRKQRRSSDSEYTEKLQQYITPGMKVYIDPFTYEDPNEAVREFAKEIDVSCVKIEEVIGAGEFGEVCRGRLKQPGRREVFVAIKTLKVGYTERQRRDFLSEASIMGQFDHPNIIRLEGVVTKSRPVMILTEFMENCALDSFLRLNDGQFTVIQLVGMLRGIAAGMKYLSEMNYVHRDLAARNILVNSNLVCKVSDFGLSRFLEDDPSDPTYTSSLGGKIPIRWTAPEAIAYRKFTSASDVWSYGIVMWEVMSYGERPYWDMSNQDVINAVEQDYRLPPPMDCPTALHQLMLDCWVRDRNLRPKFSQIVNTLDKLIRNAASLKVIANAQSGMSQPLLDRTVPDYTTFTTVGDWLDAIKMGRYKDSFINAGFASFDLVAQMTAEDLLRIGVTLAGHQKKILSSIQDMRLQMNQTLPVQV